The Planctomycetia bacterium region GGCCCTTTGGTCTGCGGCCCCTCGGGCTTGTAGAAGTTGGCTGCAAGGGGCAAAGGCATCCGCTGATCCAGTCCGGTTTTATTGAAATCCTTGTATTCAAAGCCGGGGCTGAGCACACGCATTTTCCCATCCACATAACTGGGCATGACATAATACTTCGTGGCACTGAGGCGTTTGCCAGGCTTGAACACTGGCATCTTGTGAACGGTCGTATCGCCCTGCGTATTTTCAAACAGCCAGACACCATTGGAAGGTTTGTCGGGGCAGCTCACGATCAGGTCATAGTCGCCATCGCCATCCGCATCGCAGGGAATCGGCCAGGCCCACAGGCCAACACCAAGGTCTACCATCAGGCCAGGGTGGTTGTACTTCAGAGGCTGTAAATCCTGCCCAAAGCAGCTAACAAACGAAGCACTGCCGACGAGAATCAGAACAGCAATCCAGTTACGCATCATGTCAACCCCATCAACGGAACACTCATGATTCTACCATCTCTGAGGATACTCTCATTCTGTTCAAAATGCTTTACTCTCTACAAGACGATTGCCACACCTGCAAATAAGTTTAACACAGCAAGTCTCTTTCCCTTCAGGGTACCCCCATGTTGATGCGAACCATTTCTGCGACATCACTGTTGCTTTTGACTTACTGCACCATCCAGGCGACCGATTGGCCACAATGGCTGGGCCCCAAGCGAGATGGCGTTTGGCGCGATACCGGCCTACTCGAAAAGTTTCCGGAGAAAGGCCTCAACATCCGCTGGCGCAAACCGCTCGGCAAAGGTTATGCAGGCCCTGCCGTTGCTGATGGCAAAGTTTACGTGATGGACTGGAACCGCTCCAAGGATAAGGATGGCAACAATGTCCGTCCCACCAAGGAAGGCATTCCCGGTGCTGAAAGGCTTCTCTGCCTCGACGAAAAAACAGGCGAGATCATTTGGGAATATTCACACGCGGCACATTACAAGGTTTCCTACCCCAATGGCCCGCGCGTTACGCCGGTTATTGAAGACGGCAAAGTCTACTGCATCGGCGCCATGGGACACATGTTTTGCCTCGATATCAAAACAGGCAAAGCCCTGTGGACCAGGGAACTGATGAAGGAATTCGATACGCCTTCGCCCGTGTGGGGATTTTCAGCTCATCCACTTATCGTTGGCGACCTGATTTACACCCTGGTGGGCGGTAAGGATTCCGCTGTTGTCGCATTCGACAAGAACACCGGCAAAGAACGATGGAAAGCACTCAATTCGCAGGAAGTGGGCTATGCTCCACCGATCCTGATGAACGTTGCAGGCACCAGCCATCTGATCATCTGGCTTTCCGAAACGGTGAACGGCCTCGATCCGCAAACCGGCAAAGTCCTCTGGACTCACAAATATCCTGCTGATGGTAAAGTGGATCGCCCGGCTGTTTCCATCGTCATGCCTCGCCAGGTGGAAAATGACAAGCTCTTTGTCACTACCGTTTACCACGGCCCGCTGATGCTCAAGCTGCATCAGGACACCCCTGCCGCCAGTGTCGTCTGGCAGGTCGAAGGCAGCATGAACAAGCCACCATCCGGCTTATCCGCACTAATGGCTACGCCGGTCTACCTCAAGGGGCATCTCTACGGTGTGGACATGCAGGGACATCTGATGTGTTGCGATGCAGTGGATGGCAAAGTCAAATGGCAGACCTTCGATCCCATCATCGATGACCAGGCAAAGAAATCCAAACGCGCCATCAAGGAAATCGATTGTGGCAACGCCTTCCTGGTGCAACTGGGCGATGACAGCGATCAGTTCCTCCTCTTTAACGACACCGGCTTTGTCATCAAGGCCAAACTGACACCCGAAAAGTACGAAGAGCTGGGCCGGTTCAAGCTGATCGAACCCACGCACGATGCACGAGGCAGGACTGTGGTCTGGTCGCATCCAGCCTGTGCCAACAAGCACATCATCGCCCGCAACGATAATGAGATCGTCAGTGCATCCATGGAGAAGGCGAACTGATTTGGTAGTCCTCACTCTCCGAGTGAGGACGGCGGGGTTGAGCTTACTTTCCATAGACATGTAAATAATCGATGTCTCGGAAGCATTAGAGATAACAAAATACAATGAGTCATCACTCGGAGAGTGATGACTACTATCTCTTTTCGTGAGTAGTGCAAAAACTCCCCAACTATGAGATTGGCATAATGAGGATTGTCACGGAGATATTCGCGAAGAAAACGGAATTGTGATTCGGAACGAACTAAGTGATCAAACCCGTCTTGTTGCCAGAACCGGCCTGATCGGTGCAAAGACTGGTTAATCTGATTGGCAGTGAAACGTTTCCATGATTCGCATTGTGTAAGCATGGATTCGTTGTCTGGAAATGCAACCAGCAAGTGAACATGATTTGGCATGATGATATAGTCAGTCAATAGATATCGTTGGCCGTCGAAATGGTGCAGGCTTTTGCTCACCATAGAGGCGAGTTGCGGATTTCGTAAAACACATTCACCGTGGCATTTGTCTAATGCTGTCATCCATCGATTTTGAAATAGCCGCAGGAATTCACGCTGAAGGTCAATGGGCAATAGCCGGTGAGCATCCGGCTGACTGGCTTGATCGATTGGCAGATGATGTGCAATCAACCATTCTATTCTTTCGGATTGCCACGCCTTCACTATATGTTCGGGCATCGAATCATGAGTTCGCCAAGTGATGAAACTGACTGCCCCTTCCTGTTGCCAATGTGGAAGATGACGCTCAACAACGGTCGTATCATCCTTCGGCTCAAAGAAACGCAGTAGATCAGGAGTCATGATGGATAGTAGTTCTCTCTCGCCGAGTGAGGACGGCGGACTTGAGCCTCCCACACATCGCAACATAAACGATCGATGTCTCGGAAGAATTGGAGACTGGCGTCAGTCGCTGAGTCATCACTCGGAGAGTGATGACTACTATCCAGTTTTATTGCCACGTCTTCTTCGGAACACGCTGTACACTCAGTTCCGGTTTCTTTTCGTTCATGCGGTGGGCATCCTGAATCTGAATCTGCATGGGTGTGCCCATCAGTTTTGTTCCATCGTTACCCTGGTACTCCACCGTCATGCGAACACTGCGCAGGGCATTGTTATAAGTGTTCCAAGGCAGCCAGAGTGAATAGCCCCAGCCCGACAGGTCCTTCCGCATCAGCATCGGCAGATGTTCAGGCAGAATGGTCCAGGTTTCCAATGGTTGAAGCTGGCCACCCTGCAGCGGCTTGTCTTCATACATGCGAACAATCAGTGTGCCATTGACGGCAATTGTTTCAGCAGGTTTGCCTGGCTTTTGCTGCTGGAAAATAACCCGGCCTGCAAACCCAGGTGAAGGCATGCCGCCCTGATGTGCCATCAGTTGAACATCAACCCCTTCCTGCCAAAATGCAATCAACTCGTTGGGCGTGCCACATGGAGCTTTCTTTTCTTCCCACAGGGACGTGAAATCCGTGTCAGAAAAAGTTTTGCAGCCAGCCAGCATGGCCAGCGTGAGGAGTACCAGTTTCCCCAACATCCTTGTCATGGGAATGATCCTTAGGAAATGGAGATCAGGGTTGTTGTCCGCCACTGGCAAAGCCGGTGTTGGAGGGAACAGGCTGCGACACCCGCTGCAGCGCTTCCTGCATCGGCACCACCACCTGCGATTGCTGGGTGGTGATCGGTGCATAGGTTACTGTCGTGCGATAATTGCCAATCTGCTGTGCCTGTGTGGGCTGGAAATTCTGAGCTGAAGCAGGTTGCATGCCCTGTTCCGCCATCTGCATCTGCATGGCCTGGCCATAGGTCATGGTTTGTCCAGGAGGCAACTGCTGGAATTTCGGTGGCGTTGCTCCAGGTGGTTGCATCCAACCTGGATTGATTCCCGGTGGATTCGCGCCAGGTGGATTGCCTACGGGTGGATTCGCACTGGGCGGCGGAATAGTGTTCAAAGGTTGTGGAACCGGTTGAACTGTGCCTGGTGCTTTCAGCTTTTCGTCCACGCCTGGCTGTGCAGTACCCGGTGCAAAGTAATTCTGATCGAACGGATTGACAATAGCGGGTGCCAGCGAGTTCTCATTGCAGTTTTCCTTCAGGAATGAGGCTCCAGGCAATGCACCGTGAATGGATTGCACATCATCCAGCGACCACGACATCTTGCGGGCTTCTTCCATAAACACACGCTCAGCATCCATCGGATTGCGAATGATGTGCGGTGTCAGGATGATCAGTAGTTCCGATTTCTGCTTGATGTGTGATCGATAGCGGAACAAGGCTCCGATGTAGGGCAGGTCGCCCAGCCAGGGAATGCCTCGCTGGATCTTTTCATCGCGTTTGCTGATTAAACCACCAATCACCACCGTTTTGCCGTCCATCGCATCAATCGTAGTGCTGGCAATGGTCTGATCCAGAATGGTTCCCTGCACGCCGTTACCCAGATCAACCGTGCTTGGTGAAATGGACGAAACTTGAGGTTCCACACGCATCACCACACGGCCATCGGGGCTGATCTGAGGCAGTACCTTCAGAATGATACCTACCTGCTGCTGGTCGATATTGTTGGTAATGAGGCCGTTGGCATTGATGTTCACTCCCGTGATGATAGGCACCTGTTGGCCGACCGAGATCAAGGCCTGCTGATTATCACGTGTCACAATCTGTGGTCGACTCAGCACTTCAATGCGTCCCTGGGTACGCAACGCCCGCACCAGCACATTGACACTGTCCGATGCTGCCGAGAAGACAAAACCACCAATACCGTTTCGTGAGGTACCCAAGCCGTAGTTGGTCAGACCTCGCATACCCACCACGTCGGGATGAATATTCGATGCATTGTTCTGATTGACCGTAGAAACATTATTCCAGTTGAAACCAGGGTTGCCAATGGCCGGCTGTGTCGGGCTGGTGGTAACGGGCTGCGGATTGAACAGGCTACGCTGGAACAGCACTGGCGACTGCAAGCCCACTTCCACGCCGAACTCATCACTGTTATCCAGATCGACCTTGGCAATCAGCACCTGGATGGCCACCTGAGCAAGTTCGATATCCAGTTGATCGATCAGTCGCATCACTTCCGGGAAGAACCGTTGTGAAGCACCTACGATCAGCGAGTTGTTCGTGGCATCAGCGATCACTGTCACTTCACGATCCGACTGCATGAACGTTGTCAGATCGTTCAATTGAAGAATCGTGATCTCATTGCGGTAGAAGCTGTTCAGATTCGTTGCGACGTTACCAGCCTGGTTGTTCTTCAGGCGAACGACCTGGAACTGGCGATCGCGAATGGCAGAACTGTCGAGATTGTTGAGCAGCACATCGATCAGGATCATGTCGCCTCGACCGGCTGCGACGATCAGCGAATTAGTACGAATATCGACCGAGAAACGTGGAATCAGTGGCTGCGGACCCTGACCCTGGGCTGCAGAGAAATTCATCAACTGCTGCTGCAGATTTCCAAGAGCGCCCTGCTGAAATCCACCTTGATTGCCAAAGCCCTGCTGGCCGGTTCGCTGCTGATTGCCCAGGAATACACCCTGGAGAGTCTGCATTGCCATGTTGGCATCGGTGTTCTTCAATCGGAACACTTTGACATCTGCAGTGATCGTTGGAGGCACATCCAGTTCATCAATCAGCTTTTCCAGCATGCTGATCGATTCAGGAGGTGCCGAGATCACCAGGCGGTTGGTGCGAACATCAGCATAGATGCCTACATCATCAAGCAACCCGGTTTCAATGCGGGCCTGCCCCGGCTGGGTGAATGCCAGGCTGACGCCGCGGCGATCCTGTGTGGTGCCCTGTGCGCCAAATCGGTTGGCCTGGTTGCCAAACAAATTAGCAAGGCCGCCGCCAAAGATGTTCGGCTGTTGAAACCCCTGCTGCCCCTGTGTACCCTGCTGTTGGGTTGCAGTTCCCAATAATGCCTGGGAAAGAGCCTGCTGAAGCAAGGTAGCTAATGTCTGGGCATCAGCATTCTTGAGTTGCTTGATGCGCACTTCATTGATAACGCGTGTTTCCGCCTTGTCGAAGAACTCGACAAGATTCATGATCTCTTTCAGATCTTCCGGCCCGGCATGCACCAGCAGGGTATTCAGCTTCACATCCGGGAAGATGCGGATTTCATTCGGCTCCGCGCTGCCATACCGCTGGGCATAGAACTGCTGCAGCGTGGTGGCGATGGATTGTGCATTCGCCCGACGCAAGTTGATAATCTTGGGTACGGATTTGGGATCATTGGGTTTGTCGATCAACTTAATGATCTTTTCAATCTCGGTCATCGCCGTCTTGGGCGCGCCGATCAGAACCGAGTTCTGCCGGAGAATGCTCATGATGAGCATGCTGCCGGGCTGCAAGGGCTGAGCTGCTGCTCCAGCAGGTTGCTGTTGCTGCATTTGGCCCAAGCCGCCTTGTCCAAACTGGCCTTGTCCGAATCCTCCCTGGCCAAACCCTCCCTGGCCAAAACCACCCGGGCGTGCTCCACCAGCGCCACCACCTGCTGCAGGCCCTCCCATGGCACTGGTGCCGCTGATGATGCGTACGATGGGATTGTACCGTGCGAAGATCGTGGAAAGCTGGTTGGTCGCTGCAGTCGCATCGAGAAACTCGAGCGGGAACATCTTCAGTTCTGTTTCCGCGCTGGGTGAACTCGATGCTAACTGCTTGAGGATCTCTTCGATCTCAGCAATGTCTTCCTTGGCGCCGATGACGACCACCTGGCCATCAGGAAGCACTTCCACCACGACATCGCCACGTGGAGCAGCGAGCAGGTTTCTGTCTGGTTGAGGTTGTGCCGGAGGTTGATTACCTTGTCCCTGAGGCTGGGCTGCAAGGGCTTGTGCGCCCGTTTGTTGAATACTGTTGTTGTTTTGATTGTCTTGAGCGAAGGTCACTTTCGTCCGCGGGTCTTCCTTGACCCTATCTGCAAAAAAATCCGACCCTCCAGGCTGCACCTGGGAACTCGGTGCAAAAATGGGAGGCGGCTCCTCAGTACGGTTCAGACGGCCTCCTCGACCTCCACCACCGCCACGATTCCCGCCACCACCACGATTGCCACCACCACCCATGCCACGGTTTCCACCGCCGCCACCACCCTGGTTACCACCACCGCCAAATCCGCCCATGCCACCCATGCCACCGAAGCGTTGCATCATGGCATTACGCATGGCTTGGGCTGGATCCATCTGGCCCTGGCCACCTTGTGTATTGGTTCGGTTCTTACCCGTAATAGCATCGACTGCTCGCTGCAACATCTGTGGATCGGCTTTGCCAACGTTGATCACTTTCACCTGCCGATTGGCATCGACCGCTTCCTTATCCAGATCCTGCAGCAGGTTTTTTACTTCGTCCCAGAGGATATCGGGGCAGTTCATCACCAGGCTGTTGTCCTTGGTGTTGGCTGCCACATAGAACTTGATGCTGCGTTCCGGCTCCTGCTGCCTCTGCTGCTGCATGAACGGATTAAATGGCATGCCGGGCTGCTGGCCACCGCCGGTGGGCCGCTGTTCCACATATTCCCGGTATATTTCCTTGAGCACATTCGCCATTTCCGTGGCATCGGCATTCACGAGCTTGACAATGCGTGGCTTGAGTTGCAACTTCTGATCGATGTTATCAATATCGAGTTCTGTCTCGATGAAACGCTTGATGGTCACGACAATCTGTCGTGGAGCTCGAACCAGAATCGAATTGGTTCGCTTGTCTGCAGCCAGGCGTACGGTTGGTCCCGTTATGGCATCCATCGGTCGGCCACCGCCACCGCCAAAAGGCATCATGGCGCCAAAGGGGTTAGCGTTCTGCTGGCGTTTGCCATTGATCAGTTCATCGAGCGTGTCGCGAACGGTCTGGGCATTGGAATTTTTCAGTGGAATGACTTCATAATATTCATCACCCGTTTTGGTCAGATAGGCAATAATCTGCTCTGCGAAATCAAGTGCTTCCGGATCGTCACTGCCGATCATAATGCCATCCGTGCGACTGAGCGTGGCAATAAAGATGGGTTTTTTCGGATTGCCCGGCTTGTTCTGAAGGACTACGGGTGGCTTGGCTTCATCCACCAGTTGCTCAATCTTAGCGGTGTTTTGAGGCTTCATCCCCTTGCGGGAATTTTCCAGTTCCTGGGCCAACACCGGTTCATAGGTGGAATAAACTGGATTGGATCGAAGCGATTCGAGCATGTAAATCAGGTTGGAGACGTACTGCGACGCGTTGCCCGACGTGAGTTTGACAGTCCGGATGGAATCTTCAGAGCTGGCCTGTGGCGTACCCTGTTTGCCGGGCTCCACGGGTGGAGTGGCTTTGAGTGCATTCAGGCTCTGCAGCAGATTGCGTATCTGTCTGAGTTGAGCCTTGTCGCCTTTCACGAGCAGTTTGTTCTGAGTGGGTTCGAATTGAATCTTGGGTGCATTGGGCACCGGGTTGGTCTGCCCCGGATTCAGGTTGAATAGACCTTTGGCAGCGGTTTCCATCGAAGCGCCATCCGCCGAAGGACGCATCGAGAAAACTTCAAAATCTCCATCACCAGAAGCTGGATCGATGGTATCCAGAAGCTTTTTCATATGCCGAAGGTTGGCAACCGTATCGGTCACCAGCAGCATGTTGGCACGGGGTATCTTCTGGAATTTCCCAAAGTGGCCTTTGCGGCTGGTCAGATTGAGTTCCGCATCATCTACCGGAATGGAATTCAGTGTAAATGATATCTGGCATAGTTCAGAAGTTCCGTAGCGTTGCTGATCATATGGCTTGTCGAGATCGAGATCATCTACCGTGATGTTCGGCAGATTGGTCGTATCGATGCTCTGCGGTTCTTCACTGGAGACCAGAGTGAAATTGTGTTTGTTCCTCAGGATGATGATCTTATCCTTCACCAGCGAACCATTAAGGATATCGATGATCTGCGGCAGAGTGTATTTCTTGCCAGCCGGGCTGATGAAATTGAAGGTTCCCTGTGGCTTCAGCGTGCCAACGACGGGCATGCCACCGCTGTTGTCGGCCAGCCAGTCGAGCACCTTGTCCCAGGGGGTGTCTCGGAATTCAAAAGCATAAGTCTTTTGAACCGGTTTCGGCGCAACTTGCTTGGAGGGGTCTTCCTGTCCCCATGCTGAAAGCGTTACCAGGCCGACACTGAGTGCCGAGGCAGTGGTAACGGCAACGATACGCTGTTTCCAGCTTGGAAAACGATGCATGGCACTCCCCCTGTCATTCCGACCCGGTGCAGTTTCCCGTTTATCAGACCTTGCTAAGTCCCCACCCGACAAAGTCTACGCAGAATCTGCACGTATCTGTATTATCGCCCAGATTCATCAAAGTTCTTACTCATAAATTCCGACACTCACCATTTTATCCTTTTCTCAACATTCATTGCTGGTCGATGGCTGTCAGTTCAGCGTCGTACTTCTCCTTGAGTTCCTGCGTGGAAATCGGCTTTTTCAAGGCTTCTTCCATGAATTGACCCACATAAAGCACGTACGCTTTGCCATCGTACTCGAATGCAATCTCGCGGGGTTTAATCGCAAGTACCTTTCCTTTCAAGACCAATACGTTGTCACCGTCCCGAATTTCAAATTCATTGACACCGCCGTCAGGCCGCAGCTTCACATACTTATTTGTCTTGCGGATTCGCAGCAATCCTTCCTCGCTTATGTAGTTTGCCGTGATGCTGGTCAATTGCGTGTATTTCAAAATATCTCGATCAGGCTGTTTCACAGGGGATGTCGACGAGGCATTGACCACCACGGCTGGCGCCAGTCCCGCAAAGACATTCTTTTTCAGCATGGTCGCATATTCACGTTCCGGCTTATGCAGCGTGGCCAGCTTCGCCTGGCCAAACAATCCAAACGGCGTGAGTTGTGTCAGCCCGAATAAAATACCAGTAGGCAAACGGCTCATTCCCGAGATTACTTCGAGTTGCCCGACGCCAATCATCGGGTTGGCAATTACCGACTGACGAGGAGGTACGTTGCTCATCGACAGAACTTCCACTTTCATGGTGACATTCAGTTTGGCTTCGTTCCCTTTCCCCAAAGGCTCGATGATGATCGACTTGATGACATGTGGAACATTGACGCTGTAAAACTCCTGCAGGAAGGCGGAGAGTTGCTGCAGGTTCGCTTCAAATATGACATCGTAAGAAATGGCAGCAGTCAGTGGTGCTGCTTGCCGGGTATTTCCAGTCACCAGTCGATTCGGTTCCGAAAACGACTTGAAGACAAAACGATGCTTCAGCATCATTTCCTGCAGGAAATTCTTGTACATCAGTGCCGAGGCATTCACATTGCCCGGCATGGCGATCGTCTTCCACTTGTCCACTTCCTTTTTGGATTTCTCCAGCTTGGCCAGCCGAGCCGTCAGGCTTGCTTCTTCCAGTTCCAACTGGCTGAGCTGATCCTGCCGTTCCGTGATTCCCTCGTAAAATCGCGTGGCGACGATGAACAGTCCAAAGCAGACGGCAAAGATTCCACCAGCGATCATCAGCAGTTTGAGCATGTTGTTATTCATGGTCGGCCTCCGGTCGGGCGGAAGCCTCTTCCAGGACGTTGACGCGTGTTGGCCTGTCCTTCCGTCGCGGTGATGTTGTTACCTATCGTAATGACATCGCGGTAATCTTCCGGACGCAGCGGCAGGACTTCCAGTTCATACACCATGGTATTCCGTTCTTGC contains the following coding sequences:
- a CDS encoding PQQ-like beta-propeller repeat protein is translated as MLMRTISATSLLLLTYCTIQATDWPQWLGPKRDGVWRDTGLLEKFPEKGLNIRWRKPLGKGYAGPAVADGKVYVMDWNRSKDKDGNNVRPTKEGIPGAERLLCLDEKTGEIIWEYSHAAHYKVSYPNGPRVTPVIEDGKVYCIGAMGHMFCLDIKTGKALWTRELMKEFDTPSPVWGFSAHPLIVGDLIYTLVGGKDSAVVAFDKNTGKERWKALNSQEVGYAPPILMNVAGTSHLIIWLSETVNGLDPQTGKVLWTHKYPADGKVDRPAVSIVMPRQVENDKLFVTTVYHGPLMLKLHQDTPAASVVWQVEGSMNKPPSGLSALMATPVYLKGHLYGVDMQGHLMCCDAVDGKVKWQTFDPIIDDQAKKSKRAIKEIDCGNAFLVQLGDDSDQFLLFNDTGFVIKAKLTPEKYEELGRFKLIEPTHDARGRTVVWSHPACANKHIIARNDNEIVSASMEKAN
- a CDS encoding transposase, coding for MTPDLLRFFEPKDDTTVVERHLPHWQQEGAVSFITWRTHDSMPEHIVKAWQSERIEWLIAHHLPIDQASQPDAHRLLPIDLQREFLRLFQNRWMTALDKCHGECVLRNPQLASMVSKSLHHFDGQRYLLTDYIIMPNHVHLLVAFPDNESMLTQCESWKRFTANQINQSLHRSGRFWQQDGFDHLVRSESQFRFLREYLRDNPHYANLIVGEFLHYSRKEIVVITLRVMTHCILLSLMLPRHRLFTCLWKVSSTPPSSLGE